Within the Garra rufa chromosome 16, GarRuf1.0, whole genome shotgun sequence genome, the region GGGAAACACAGGAGCACGGGgaagtaacattaaagaccgacaagcaaCAAAGCAAAGACACAAACTTATATAGACACAATGATTGGGATACACAGGTCTGGGAAATTAAGCtggaaccaaaacacacagagcagcgggggagatgggagaaaccaaactaaatagtccaggggtgtgacattacatcCCCCTACcggaaggcgcgtcctcgcgccgacacTCAGAAAAAACTGTCCAAAGTTCTAGGAGGGGGTTTTGGTGGAGGACAGACTCCTGGGAGGAGGGCAAAATACAgtgtccaggggtgtgacagaacagtccatggaggtgatgatggagggaggagccaaggaggtgacaggagggggctgatgcaggaggagccaggtgggacccagaacgcagccatgatggaatgccacagtggagccgatggagggaggagccatggtggaggggaggctgacgactccatggggccgaccgacggaggcggagcaggaggtggtagagcccgaggtggagacggaaagccgatggtcaaggctctggcgaccaaggcgaagacagagatccggaggtccgcggcggagccggtgcgacagagggccgaggctgtgcccgcgggagggaggaggtacaCAGAGCCCGACGgatggagcgacgaggcgcagccagGGGAGTAGAATCCATAggtgaaggtggggcgacgactgaccagggcggagcctgagggacgatggagcccgatggagctggtggaccgacaggcgacggtggagacgagggagctgagagacggGGTAGAGCCGCAGGGTctgagggccgaggcggagtccaggactctgaggctggagatggagatgagggatcctccagccgagacggcGATGAAAGCTGGCtgacctgcggcgaacccaccgcacagatggtgggctgagggtgagcaaggggacagacagaagacagcggggattctggaaggctggacggaaccagcggagattcaggcattgacagaagagggagggtgggtgggaaatccaggcagacaggtattaCCATGAAGCAGTCTATTAATTCCCCAAAGTtttgctcaagctcacccccagtggtggtgcagtgggcagggctctctaccgccccttcttgctccacgcagcactTCACCGTTGCAGAAGTAatagccggctctcgcacctggtcggaagttatgagcccatcggcgctccatactgctgtcgctccgggctcgctCCGGACAAacgcggcgaaatccgctcgagggccgtcctcggatgacggcgctctgcatgacgcgttgatgcttgcgtcatagaacgcacagagcgtgttgtccggatagctggtggtatgagctacgagctgaAACATCAATGTGTAGCCCttgagcggtaattccccctgcttcagcctaAGAAGGATAAATTCCAGACTGAGTAGGTGATCCATGGGGaaaaacacaacggaaacaaaaagactggagAAAGCGAAACGAGAAATAAAAACGGGGTGTAACGCAAAAAaaactgtatcggtcggtctttctgtcacgaatcagacaggaacagacgaacaacgacgtagaatAACGAACAGTTTAATAAAAATCCAGGAGAACAACGGGAAACACAGGAGCACGAGGAAGTAACATTAAAGACTGACAAGCAACAAAGcaaagacaaacttataaagacaCAATGATTGGGAAATTGAGACCAGTTTAATTGCAAAAAGGTGAAAAATTGGGAAAAAGGTGTGGGAAATTAAGcaggaaccaaaacacacagagcagcggggaagatgggagaaaccaaactaaatagtccaggggtgtgacagtctacactttgtgtgttttaattcgtGAGAAcacaatattcagcactgtgcaagaatttttgagcagtgagtggattctaacttaaacacctctgattggccaatgcgttGCTCATGCTGCAAACAGGTTTTGAATCGAAACTGCCTATCCTTATGCTTACTAATCATAGttgtaagttgtatactagttgtttttgctgcttttgtgcaatagatgaataacaacgttttgttttttagatataTTATGTTTAGagatttctattttgcgggagtcccacaaaccattttattttcccgcatcccacactcgcccatcaagttttgtcccgcgtcGCATTCTGTTGCATTGGGTCCCGCTgtactcccgtaggagtgcaggtctctactgcatgtactgactgaacgagcaaataacgttaaggccatttggaaaagatgagcgggagcagcggcacaacttcccaacaaagtgtctcttaatgtaggctatcgtcagtgttttactgatgtaaaactgtttacagtgtgtttggattcctataagtttaagattttatataaaattgttaatttaattttaagatactgtagttattttcttaatttgtcaactgacaactttatttaaaaaatgtcaacaatgtttaagaggttttaaacaAACACAGGGTTGCATACTTTATGATTATGTTTCatctttctttggtgctgttaaaaccaccataacAAACCAgcagctcttttatgaaatagtagtaaatcgcattttaaatcgcaattttcatcagaaaaatcgcaattggatttttttcttcaaatCGGGCAGCCCTACTtcctagattaaaaaaaaaaaagcctgtcaCTGAATCAACCTGTTCAGCCATGGATTCATTTAGAAATGTTGATCAGAGATGCTCAGCAGTTTTGCTGTGGCTTTGATTGGAACTATATTCAGTAGTGAAACTAAGCAAAACAGACAACACTGCATCTAAAATGTAAAGATACTACAAAACTGTTTATTCAACTGTCATCTAAAATCACATCACATTTGTAATGGTGCAGATTTTTGGTAAAAACAGCACTCTCGCTTGAGTGATATTATTAAACGGCATTATGTTAAATACATATAAGGGGGTGTTTTTGTTGCGCTCATGTCTAGAATTTCAGGTTTTATATCTCAATAATCATGTTCAAACACTGCATCAGTGTGAAACGACAGACAGGTCTGGATTGGATGCAGCATTAATGCATTAATCATCATGATATTTTTACACAATCACACCAAAAGAATGTGTTAAATCAACAGCAAAAACAGCAGCTCACCTGGTCCCAGTCCAAGAGGTGTTCCCTAACACTGGGATAGTGAAGCAGGTCGAAGGCCGTCTCTCTAATAATCTCTGGGTTCAGCAGACGGAACTGGGAGGCCTTGAGCGGGACACTCGCCGGCACGCTCTGCCAGAAAGACAGCCAGTCCCACAGCGCCTGAAGAGTGACAGGTAAACGTGATGTCCAGGTGTACCGCACTGATCAAGACGATCATCgctctgattcatgaacaaacacTTACAACGGACGTCTTGGTAATCATGGCACGGAGCCATTGGAAGTCGACAGACTTGTAGATCACAGCCACGAATCTGAGATCTGAATCTGTATCATCCCAGACCTTTGGGGAGCCCTCCGGATAACTCATCCTGATGGAGGTGCGGTTCCCCACGTCTGCGCTGAAACCTCGCACGGGACCACTGTTCAGTCTGACCACAAACAAGAGTCatgaacacatacacacacgcacctTTAGCTAAAACAATACAAATTAAGCGGAGAACATTCCCACCTGATGATGGTACTAAACTGGTTGAAAAGAGACCCGAGACCCAATCCTTTCAGTATCCCTCCATTTCCAATCACTAGACATCGACGACAGTCCGTCCCTCCACGTCTCTCCTCAGAGGAGGCCGGTAGGAGGTCCAGGACCTCCTGAAGCTTGCTCTTCATGTTCAGGAAACCAAACGGTGGGGGATATTGGAATATTTGTTCATTCAAATGAGTGTTCTTGTCCAAAAAGGGCTCTAGTACTGGTGTGGAGCTGTAACGTTCAGCTTCCATTCTCTGTCGGGCAAAAGAAGGTCTGCATTCTCGGGCGAGTATCTCTCGGACATAGGACTGGACACGCTGCAAGTCAAAATGCACTGCTTAATGCAAACGTTCACAACAGGCCAACTGAAAacatttatattgtgcaatttatCTCGATTGTGGACAGGCACTAATCTGTCCTTTCCTAAAATATCTGAACCCAAAAGTAGTAAAGTATGTTGTGCCACAAGGCTCGGTCCTAGACCCCTTTGATATTCTCCCTAAATATGCTCCCTAAACATGTTTATAAGTCTTGTTGTTCTAGGGAGCCACAGCACAGGCGTGTAAATAATAGAATGCAGTGCTGTGCAAGAACGGAGCTCATAAGAACTGCGTTCGCTGATATGAGGAAGCATAGCATTTCGTCAcattagaattataaggttctagctgacatttttgtcaaaattgagttattcaaatttttttattctgtgacaacttatttacattttttgatgtttcttttgtaagctatgtacatttggggccttttttagaaaacaaaaatagttctatctacagaagtctatggaacgtAAAAACAATATCTTGAAAGTTCTCAGAATgcatagaaccttataattctaaggtgacgatttgtTTTCACACCTATGCAGACACACCTCTACTAATCAATGTTTCTTTTACTTCCTTCtatcttccttcctttctttcatGTAGAGTGCTTGCAATCTCTATTCCATTGCGGGTGTCAGAAACAAAAAGTTTCACAGCAACAGGTTGTATCAGGGCACTTCTGCTTTTCTATCTGCAGCAGCAActgaatttacatttacatttgttcATCAAGCAGACAGCTTTATGtaaagcaacttacaaatgaggaataCGTTTTCATTCCAACCATCACATGCAGACATTTTCCATGACCAACATTCATCTAGACATTTTAAGGCTTGGTAAACTTTAACAGTGAGAggttctgtaaagctgctttgaaacaatgtgCACTTTGAAAGTTCACAAATAATATTGACCCATCTGTACTTCCTCCAGAGCAGTGGCTCTGCACATTTGCACATCTCTCTTATCTGATGAGCTCTCGCATTAGATATTTAGACATCCAAATGTGCGGTGGGTTCCCAGCACTATAGTATTAGATGTTAAAAGTATTTCAGCACTTTCTGGCAGATATTTAAACTCAAAGGAACAAAAGTAGAAGTGATTTTTGCTTCCAGTACTTTCAGATTAgcattcaaatttaaatttttaatatataGCAAGTATATTAAACTAAAATGGCAATGTTCACCAAGAGTTATAAATATGTTTCAGCAAAACTCTACAATGCaagtaagggtgtgttcacacttgtcatgtctGTTTAAATTAAAACAGACTGTGGTGCGATTGCTCtattagtgcggttcatttgagtaggTGTGAACACTGCCTTctgaaccctggtgtgcaccaaacaagcaggCCCAGATCTCTAAAAATATGGGTTTCGGTCCGCTTTCAAATGAACCCTGGTCTGGTTCAAattaaatatgaacgcaacacagaccaaatacttctaaactaaccaaaaacaggaagcaaTGATAAGATGCaacgctatgcgacatgatttcacgaagggaacaagcgtGTATCAAAAACAAAACGAGCAGAGGGCAAGTGGAAGCAGCAAGGAGATAAAGTGCCTTTTATAAGctttttgtgagtttgcaggtggttaaaataaaatcatatacacccaACAATGAGTGCGCTTAGTCAAGCAGACAGAATTAGGTGTAGTTGATTTAAAGcatgggtactttgatgtcatggcgctttaagtcgaacgcacctttttcttttgtttggagtgttcggtgactTCAGTCATGAAATATAGGTCATTTAACTGGACTAATTAAGTTATGAATGTTTCACTATGCCTTTATGTTTGGTATTTGTGCCAGTGTgccaaaaatgccagtgtgaaagctaagcagaccaggaccaaaagtatcattttattttttagtccgGATCAAACTACAAgtactacaagtgtgaacacaccctaaataaCTTGCATATGTAACTAAATCTTTATTTCTGTGTGACTTAATGATGCCTAACATTAGCCATTAGCTAATATTTTTTTAGGTTTTACTCGCCAGTGTGTGAGTTGGAGGCTCATTATATGTTTAGACAGactgtgggtgtcgctgtttcgctgttttccctgcttcctgtttgccttgccttgctgcagagtgatctgtgtttgttgctccctgcagcttcgattttttttttttgattccctatcttattgttaattctgccgttttaaattgatagatatagcttaacttgaTTCCTggcttatccatcaaactaatctgactaatttgatcgtttgccttattctataatcacgagtgcagcacgttagcattccattagccagttaactttctactcgcactccattcacgcttttaacttcTCTCGTGTTTGATATCGTCAGTTCTCCTTTAGccagttccgttccgttttttcagGAATTCGAACAACAACAGTTGGTAAGTTGGAAACAttccacaatcacggtgagtaatggcttcttctcctacaattgttgtctgcactgcttgccacatgtatagcttatctatctctgtcagcagtgagccttatacatgtgataaatgcaggaatatagtcaggctgacagagaagatttcagaactagaatcacgcatccaaactttaatagaggatagtaagaatgtgagggccttagatacggttttggatgcgactagctcagaaagccctgtacattgttcggttccggtaacaacgcccgtgcagcagggccactgggtgactgtgagacggcatagtcgcgggtcaaaacaccgctcttccgttccgatcagaacatcaaacaggttctcctcactcagtgaagcacccactgagaaacctgatgaaagtgctctagtaattggcgattatattgtacggaacgtgaaaatagagactccagccaccatagtccagtgtttaccagGAGCCAGAgtgcctgacatcttggcaaatttaaaagtgctggctaatgctaaacgtaaattcagtaagattgttattcacgtcggcactaatgatgttcaacttcgccagtcggagatcactaaaaataatgttaaagaggtgtgtgaacttgcaagtacaatgtcagacactgtaatatgctctggtcccctcccggcttaccgtggtgacgagatacacagtagactgtggtcactccatggctggatgtcaaagtggtgcccgcgaaataacataggtttcatagacaattggacgagtttctggggcagacctgacctgttgaaaagagatggtcttcatccctccggatgtggagcatctctcctatctagaaatatggcacatagtcttagcgtttgcacttgactaactagggcccaggtcaggaagcagacagactggctaaaccgaccgtctgctagccgcctcacgtcacagaaatcagttaatactcagcacatagagaccctttcacctagatatcacactatagagactgtgtctgttccccgagcaagaaaatataaaaaacggctgaatcaaatcaagactaacaatttaattgatgttcaacaaataaaaaatatatataatacagagaaacaattgataaagcttggcttattgaatatcaggtccctttctacgaaagcactttttgtaaatgatatgatcactgatcataacctagatgtgctctgtttgacggaaacctggctaaaaccagacgattacattattttaaacaagtccaccccccaagattactgttataaacatgaaccgcgtctaaaaggtaaagggggaggtgtttctactattatattatactattctcaatgtctctcagagaacgggcttcaaatagaactcgtttgaagtaatggtgcttcatatagcattatccaaagaaactagtgctaatgataaatcccctgtgacgtttgtgctagctactgtatacaggccaccagggcaccatacagactttattaaagaatttgctgattttttatccgagttagtgttggccacagataaagtcttaatagtgggtgattttaacatccatgttgataatgaaaaagatgcattaggaacagcatttatagatattttgaactctattggggttaaacaacacgtgtcaggtcctactcattgccgaaaccatactctagatttaatactgtcacatggaattgatgttaatggtgttgaaattctgcagcaaagcgatgatatctcagatcattatctagtctcttgtatactccagatatctaaaactgtaaattcaactccttgctacaagtacggtagaaccatcacttctactacaaaagactgctttgtaagtaatcttcctgatttatctgaattcctcagcatatccaatagctcagaaaaacttgatgatgtaatagaaactatggaatcaCTCTTtactagcactttagatacagttgctccaatgcgcttaaaaaagattaagaaaaacagtgtaacaccgtggtataacgatcacactcgcgccctaaagagaaaagcacgaaaaatggaacgcagctggaggaaaacaaaactagaaactgcttggcgtgaatgcaactcatcttatagaaaagcattaaaaactgccagatcggattacttttcgtctctcttagaagaaaacaaacataaccctaggtatttgttcaatactgtggttaaattaacgaaaaatatagcagaaacaggtgcagacatttcccaacagcacagcagtaatgactttatgaagtactttacctccaagataaacactattagagataaaattgtaaccatacagtcgcccgctacagtatcgcatcagataatgcgttgtagatctcctgaggaacaattccactcattctctattataggagaggaagaattgtataaaattgttaaatcatctaaacctacaacatgcatgttagatcCTATTCCAtcaaagctactaaaggaggtacttccagaagtcatagatcctcttctgaatattattaattcgtcactatcattaggatatgttcccaaaaccttcaaactggctgttattaagccactcattaaaaaaccacaacttgaccccaatgaacttaattacagaccaatttcgattctcccttttctgtcaaagatactagaaaaggtagtatcctcacaattatgctccttcttagagaaaaatggtatctgtgaggatttccagtcaggttttagaccatatcatagtactgagactgctctaataagagtaacaaatgacctgctcttgtcaaccaatcgtggttgcatctccctattagtgctactggatcttagtgctgcatttgatactattgaccacaacattcttttaaatagacttgaaaattatgtaggcattaatggtagtgcactggcttggttcgaatcgtatttatctgaccgtcatcagtttgtggcaataaatgaagaggtatcatttaaaccgcaagtgcagtatggagtacctcaaggctcagtactagggccattactttttacgctttacatgttacccttgggagatatcatcaggaaacatggtgttagctttcattgttacgctgatgatactcagctctatatttcttcgcagcccggcaaaacatatcaattcgaaaaactaacagaatgcatagctgatattaaaaactggatggtgaataacttcttactgttaaatcctgataaaacagaggtgttaattattggacctaaaaccttgacaagtaatgacctaaaacacagtctaatactagatggctgctctgtaaattcgtcgtcatcagttaggaacctaggcgtcctattcgatagcaatctctcctttgagagccacatttctagcatttgcaaaacggcatttttccatcttaaaaatatatcgaaattacgacctatgctatcaatgtcaaatgctgaaacattaattcatgcgttcatgacctcaaggatagattattgtaatgctttattgggtggttgttctgcatgcttaataaacaaactccagctggtccaaaatgcagcagctagagttcttactagaactagaaagtatgagcatattagcccggttctgtcagcattgcattggctccctataaaatatcgtatagattttaaaatcttgctaattacttataaagccctcaatggtttagctcctcagtacttgagtgagcttctatcgcattatggtccctcacgtccgctgcgttctcaaaattctggcaatttgataatacctacctagaatatcaaaatcaactgccggcggcagatcattttcttatctagcgcctaaactctggaacaatctaccaaacactgttcgggaggcagacacactctgtcagtttaaatctagattaaagacacatctctttaacctggcttacacataaaacactaacacattcctataattcaaatccgttaaaggattgttaggctgcattaattaggtcaaccggaaccgaaaacacctcacattacatctgatgcactcgttgcatcgtaaaaagaatggcatcaacgctaatattagtctgtttcattccgaggtcaccgtagcctccagacccagcctgtatccggatcagatggtcactgcagtcccccggatccagtccgtacccagcttagatcatggaacaccacctagagatgacttcaatagccgtggatgtcaaccagatgagctccagagaccgatcatcaatgaagacctcgccaacctagatagccatcggtactacaccacaggaacctgatgagttctctacaattggacattggtacaaactgctggtttggtctggccagagga harbors:
- the LOC141288711 gene encoding lactosylceramide alpha-2,3-sialyltransferase-like gives rise to the protein MRRAVRQWQCQPSRRLLIPLLSLVLISLALLKWPVFHTDPKPVEMPVDPVYRERVQSYVREILARECRPSFARQRMEAERYSSTPVLEPFLDKNTHLNEQIFQYPPPFGFLNMKSKLQEVLDLLPASSEERRGGTDCRRCLVIGNGGILKGLGLGSLFNQFSTIIRLNSGPVRGFSADVGNRTSIRMSYPEGSPKVWDDTDSDLRFVAVIYKSVDFQWLRAMITKTSVALWDWLSFWQSVPASVPLKASQFRLLNPEIIRETAFDLLHYPSVREHLLDWDQNVPTLGVSALNLATYLCDEVSLAGFGYNLSQKEAPLHYYDNRLMTSMLKEAMHDVQTETVFLKRLVASGSITDLTGGIHCDYC